The region ACGTCGGCAAGCCTGTCGTGAAAGACCCGACGTATTTCGACCCCGAGCACGAGAAATTCAAGGCTTACGTCGGTCCGCTCCTGGCTGAGCACAACGGTGTGCTGGTGTTCGACTACGCGGTCGAAGCGCAGGCTTAGGCAAAAGCGCCCGCAGGCTCCCGCAAACTCGGGGCGTCCGCGGGCGCTTTTGCCTAAGCCTGCGCTATCGACGTCTACGCCAGGTCGAGCAAGGCCACCTTGCCGATGCCGATGTCGTAGGTCGCGGGTTGAACGCGCAATTCGCCCGTCTTGATGCGGTGCGAAATCACGGGTGATGCGGTGCTCAGCACCCGGGCCTGCTCGATGGCGTTCTGCGCGACCACGGCCTGATAGTCCTTGGACGGAGTCTTGGCGATTGCCGCATGCATATACGAGTACAGGGTCGTGACCTGTCCCGGCACGTCTTTGTTCTCGATGGCCGCCTTGACCGCGCCGCACTGGCTATGGCCCAGCACCATCAGGGTCTTCACCTTCAAGGCTTCCACGGCGTATTCCAGGCTGCCGATGACGGCCGAGGAAGCGACATTGCCGGCCACGCGGACCACGAAGAGGTTGCCGATGGACTGGTCGAACAGCAGTTCGACAGGGACGCGCGAGTCTGAACAGGCCAGAATCGCCGCGAACGGCGCCTGGCCTTCGACCGCTTGCGAGCGCAGCAATTCGAAGTCGCGCGGGGACGTGCTGTGCTTGAGTTGCAGATAGCGGGCATTGCCGGCCATCAGTTTCGCGACGGCCTGGTCCGGCGTGTTTGACGGCAGCGGGTGCAGCAGATTGGGCCTGGCGGCCAGCGCGGGCGCTGCGTTCAAGCCCATGCCACCGGCAGCCGCGGCGGCCAGGGTCAGGCCCATGAAGCGGCGGCGGGCGGGTTGCGTGGTCTGGCTGTCGTTCGAGCCGGGTTCCTGCGCCGTTACGCAGTTGCAAGAGATTGCTTGTTTCGGTGTGGGCGACATCGGGGGGGTCCTTATAAGTGAATCGCCCGCGCAGTATCAGGAAGGATCAATCCGGTGAGAATCAGATTAGTCTCTGTTGCCTATGCTTCTCTGTTGCCTATGCTTCTCTGTAGCCCACGCTTCTCTGCTGTCCTGTAGCTATCCTGACAACGCCAAAACAAACGGCCCGACCCGCTTCAAGCGGATCGGGCCGTGGGTCCCGAAGGTCGAGGCCAGGCTGGTCGCCGGGTCAGCCTCGCACGTCGGTGCCGGGCACGCGCAGCGTGCTGCCGACTTTCAGGTTGCTGCCTTTCAGGTTGTTCAAGGCGCGCAGCGCGTCAACCGAGGTGCTGTACTGGCGGGCCAGCGAGAACAGGGTGTCGCCATTGCGCACCTTGTGCTGGCGCACGTTGGGCTTGACGGCATTGGGCTTGACCGACGCCAGGCGCGCCTGGCTTTGCGCCACCGCCGGCTTGATCTCGGCGCGTTCGGTGCCGCCCGCCATATCGAGCGAGGCCACCTGCACGCCACCGCCGCCAGGCACCAGCAGATTCTGCGCGACGGCGGACTTCTGCTTGTACGGAATCTCGTTGACCTGGCGCAGCGTGGCTTCGGTCACACCGAAACGCTTGGCGATGGCGGCATACGATTCGCCACGGCGCGCGCTATACACCTTCCAGCTGGACAACTGGCCCTTATAGCCTTCGATATTGGCGTTGAAGATGGCCACACGGTCCGCCGGCAGAATCAGCGTCGGTGCATGTTCGCCGCGAATCAAAGGACGGTTGAAGGAAGGATTCAGCGCCTTGAACTCGTCCAGCGGCATTTCCGCGAGGCGGGCGGCCACTTCCACATCCATGTCCTGATTCTTCTGGACCGTGGCGAAGTAAGGCTGATTGCTTACCGGCGGCAGCACCACCGCATATTTCGCGGGGTCGGCGATGATGTTCTTGATGGCCTGCAACTTGGGCACGTAGTTGCGGGTCTCTTCGGGCATCGTCAGGGACAGGTAGTCGGTCGGCAAGCCGGCCGCCTCATTCTTGGCCATGGCGCGTTGAACCGACCCTTCGCCCCAGTTGTAGGAAGCGAGCGCCAGGTACCAGTCGCCCTGCATCTCGAACAGATTGCCCAGATAGTCGAGCGCCGCGTTGGTCGACGCGATCGGGTCGCGCCGCTCATCACGCCACCAGTCCTGCTTCAACTTGTAGTGCGTGCCGGTGGCGGGGACGAACTGCCACAGGCCCGAGGCTTGCGACCGCGACAGCGCCTTCGGGTTGTATGCGCTTTCGACGAAGGGCAGTAGCGCCAGTTCGGTGGGCATGCCGCGCTGGTTGATCTCGTCGGTGACGTAGTAAAGGTATTTGCCCGCGCGCTCGGCCATGCGTTGCATGGCTTCAGGATGCGACGCGTAGTACTCGGTCCATTGCTCGGACAGCGGCGTATTCAGATTCGGGATGGCGAAGCCACGACGGATACGGTCCCACACATCGCGTGCGGGGTGGGTCAAATCGACCGTGCGCGACGTTACCGCGGCGACATAGCGACTGGGGTATCCGGGTTGTTTGGAATCGGCATCAGCAGAGGAATTTTGTTTCGGCGCTGTTCCCGCGCATCCTGCCAATACGGCCACCAGCAGGGGAACAATCAGTCGGAGCAATTTCATCGTGTTAGATCACTTGAAGTTATTCTTCCATTCGCGAAGTACGGCAAATACTTCGACCGGCGAGGTTAGTGAACGCCCAGCCTGAACTGCGGCAGCTTTGACAACGTCAACTTGCTGAGTGCGCAGGAAGGGATTAGTGCCCGTTTCCTGCCCCATTGAAGAGGGCAGAGTGGGAAGACCTTGTTCGCGCAGTTGCTGGGCCCGCTGATACCACTGCTGGAGGGTGCGGTTGGCGGGTTCGACGGCCAATGCCCAGCGCAAGTTGCCCAGAGTGTACTCGTGAGCGCAGAAAACTTGTGTTTCAGGCGGTAATGTTACGAATTTTTCCAGAGACGCATGCATTTGTGCGGGCGTGCCCTCGAACAACCGGCCACAGCCGCCGGCGAACAATGTGTCACCACAGAACAGCGCCGGCTCGCTGCCGGCAGCCCTGCCCCAGTAAGCGATGTGCCCCGCCGTATGGCCAGGGACGTCGAGCACATTCAGGTCCAAATCCAGTTCGGGCAGTTGGACCCGATCGCCTTCTTGTAAGGGAAAGTCGCAATGCGGCAATGTTTCCAGGGCCGGACCGTACACGACGGCGCCCGTGGCACGCGACAATTCCAACACGCCGCCCACATGGTCGGCGTGGTGATGCGTGAGTAGAATGGCGCGCAGTCGCAGGTCCTGTTTTTCCAGCGCATCGAAAACCGGCGCGGCGTCGCCGGGGTCGACCACGGCGGCCAGACCCTGATTGCGCAGAAGCCAGATGTAGTTGTCGGAGAATGCCGGCAGCGGCAGGATGGCGGGACCCTGTGCGCCGACGCCAGCGGGGGCGTGGGTAGATTGCATGATCTAAGGAATCCAAAGCGTGGCAGAAGAAATTGCGCCGATTGTAGAACTGGCCGAGTGGTTCGACACCCCTCCGGGTCAGTATGCACTGCGCTGGGAGCAGGCTCAGTTCGATGCGGTGGTGGCCGATGTGTTCGGTTTCAACGCCTTGCAGGTGGGGCTGGCCGAGCTGGATTTACTGCGTAACAACCGCATGCCCTTCAAGGCGTACGTAGGCGAGGTAACGCCCACACCGGAGGTGGCGGCCCGCTGGCAGGCCTGCACGGTGGCCGATCCGCATGCGTTGCCGTTCGAGTCCGGCAGCATCGACCTGCTGATCCTGCCGCATGCGTTCGAGTGCACGGACGAGCCGCACGAGATCCTGCGGGAAGTGGAGCGCGTGCTGATGCCCGAAGGGCGGGTGGTGATATCCGGCTTCAACCCCTGGAGCCTGTGGGGCGCGCGTAATCGCATGCCGGGCATGGAGCCGTGGCTGCCTCATGCGCCGTCGGCACAGGTGTCGCTGGCGCGGGTGAAGGACTGGCTCAAGCTCCTGTCCTTCGAGGTGGATCGGGGGCGTTTCGGCTGCTATGCGCCGGCCTGCCAGACCAATCTGTGGCTGGATCGCTGGAAATTCATGGAGTCCGCCGGTGACCGCTGGTGGGCGGTGTGTGGCGCCGTGTATGTGGTGTCGGCCGTGAAGCGCGTTGCCAGCATGCGGCTGATCGGCCCCGCCTGGAAGCAGAAGCGCAAGGCGCCGGCGGCGGCGTCCGTGGTGGCCAATCACCGCGTTGGGGACCTCTGACACCGCGTATCATGCGCGGCTACGACCTTGTTGAATTGAGTGGAATCTATCGTTTTGGCTACTACCGCGCTCCCCCAAGTGGAAATCTGGACCGATGGTGCTTGCAAGGGCAATCCCGGGCCTGGTGGTTGGGGCGTGTTGCTGCGCGCGGGCACGCATGAGAAAACCATGCATGGTGGCGAGATGTCGACCACCAATAACCGCATGGAGCTGATGGCCGTCATCGAAGGCCTGGGTGTGCTGAACAAGGGCTGCAAGGTCACCATCCATACTGACTCGCAGTATGTGATGAAGGGCATGACCGAATGGCTGGCCAACTGGAAGCGGCGCGGCTGGGTCACTGCCGAGAAAAAGCCCGTCAAGAATGCCGATCTGTGGCGCTTGCTGGACGAGCAGGTGCAGCGTCATGAAGTGACCTGGCGCTGGGTGCGCGGGCACGCGGGCGATCCGGGCAATGAGATGGCCGATCTGCTGGCCAATCGTGGCGTGGACGAGGCGCGGCGGCAGGATCTGACGCGTCGCACCGGAGCGGCTTGATAGGGGTGTTTGGCGCGGTCCTGGCGTGGCGTACACTGTCGCCTTGCCGTTTCCTGCCGACCTTATTGCCCCATGCGCCAGATCATCTTCGATACAGAAACCACCGGGCTGGATCCCGCCCAGGGCCACCGCATCGTCGAAATCGGCTGTGTTGAAATTCTCAACCGCACCGTCACCGGCCGCAATATGCACGTCTACCTCAATCCGGATCGCGAGAGCGATCCCGAGGCACTGGCGGTGCATGGCCTGACCACCGAATTCCTGTCGGACAAGCCGCGTTTCAAGGAAGTCGCTGATGAGCTGATGGAGTTCATGCGGGGCGCCGAAGTGATCATTCACAACGCCGCGTTCGACACCAAGTTCGTCAACGCGGAGATGGCTCGCCTTGGCAAGCCGGTGATGGTGGACTACTGCGGCAAGATCACCGACTCGCTGATGGAAGCGCGTCAGCGGCGCCCGGGCAAGCGCAACTCGCTGGACGCCCTGTGCGATTTCTACGGCATCTCGAACGCGCACCGTACCCTGCACGGCGCTTTGCTCGATGCGCAGTTGCTGGGAGAAGTCTGGCTGGCGATGACGCGGGGCCAGGATGCCCTGCTGATCGACATGGACGACGACGGTGCCAGCGGCCAGTCCGGCCGCGAGGTGATTGGTCGCTTCGACGCGTCGGGCCTGCCGGTGCTGATGGCCAATCCTGAAGAACTGGTCGCGCACCAGGAATACCTGAAGGCGCTGGACAAGTCCGTGGGCGGCGCGAGCGTGTGGCGCACCTACGACCCGCTCCCTCCGGCTGCGGAGCCCGCTCCGGCGGCGTAAGCGGCAGCAGCTCGCCTGACAAATGTTTCCCGCGGCTGGCTCAAACTGACGTTCGTGTCGCGATTTTTCAGTTGGCCTTGCAGAATCTCAAAAAGTCATGCTATAGTCGCTGTCTCACTTCGGGCGGTTAGCTCAGTGGTAGAGCACTGCCTTCACACGGCAGGGGTCACAAGTTCGAAACTTGTACCGCCCACCAAGAATTCCGAATGAGATAAATGGCTTAGCGCAACCCGCTAAGCCATTTTTCATTTGCGCACCGCAAGATAGCTCGTCAAGGATGAAGGCCTGGCTTAGGCCCGCCTCCCTCAAACCAGATGCAGTTCCCGCGCCAACGGCAGCTTGCTGCCGGAAATCGCGCGCTCCAGCAGCACGTCGCGGCGGAAGCGGAACAATTTGGCGGGACGGCCGGCGGCGCCGCTGGCCATGGCGCCGGTTTCCTCGACCAGATCCTGTTGTTCGATCAACCGGCGGAAATTCTGCTTGTGCAGGCCCCGCCCCGCCAGGGCTTCGACGGTCTGCTGCAATTGCAGCAGCGTGAACTCCGCGGGCATCAGCTCGAACACCACCGGCCGATACTTGATCTTGGCGCGCAGGCGCGCAATGCCGGTGGCCAGGATGCGCCGATGGTCATGCCGCATGGGCGTGCCCGGCAGCGGTGCGACAGGCGGCAGCGGCGACAGGCCGGCCACGCCATGGGCCTCGGGCACCAACCCTACTTCATAAAGCAGCTCATAGCGCTGCAACACCATGTCTTCGTTCCACGCGCCCGCGTGCAAGCCGAAGCTGATGGCCGCGCGGTCCGCTCGCTGCTGGCGCATGGCCGCGTCATCAGCCAGGGCGACCCACGCGGCCAGCCGCGGCTCAATGACCTCCGCCATCAAGGCGCCTGGACCCTGCCGGCGATCTTCCCAGGGGAAATAGCGGTACCAGCTTTGCCAGCCCACGCTGGCCACGCCCGTTTCCACGGGCTCCCGTGTCAGGCCCAGATAGCTGACCGAGATGACCTGAGCGGCGTCATGCCCCGACCGATCGCGGTCGGCAAAGGTATAGAGCTGTTCGACGTAGCCGAGGGGATGATGGGTCTGCGTCTCCACCCACGCCCGCAAACCGGCCTGCAGGGAACGGTGATTCGACTCGAATGGCCCCGCCGGCAAGGCGCGCGCGTCCTCCGTGGTCAGCACACGGGGCTGGCCATCGGTCACCGCGGCGAGCACGGCGACGAGTTCGGCGGCAACGGGATTTTCCATCGGCGGGTTCACGTACATGCTGGCCACGCCAGCGTGTCGCAGATTATACGGGGCCGGATGCGACGAGATCCCCAGTCACATCCCGCAAGAAATTTCCCTTGAACATTTTCGAGTCGAACGCATCTACATAACTTATAGCGCCGCTCAATCGACGCTTGCATGCTGATCGCATCCTGCTTTAAGCACGCATTAAGTTGTTGTAGGTGAATACATGCAGAACCCGAAGCTCCCCTTCCCCGCCCGCCAGCAAGAACCGGTGGTGAACACCCTGCTCTCCTCCATCGCGGTGGCGTCCCTGTCCCTGTTCGGCGTCGCGCAAGCCGCCGAGATCGATACTAGCAAGCATTCAGCGAGCAGCCCGCAGGCCGCCAACGTGGCCGTCTCCACATCAACGGCGCCCGCCATGCCTGAATGGACGGAGCTGCACTACCGCACGAACGCGGGATAGCGGCACTGTTCCTGCATCTGGAACGCTGTTATCGCATATAGCCCCTTTTTCCAGGCCGCTACCTCGGCGATGATCAATGGCTCCGGCCGTCTTGCGGCGGCCGCCCATGATTTCTTTCAGCGAGGTGACTTACATGGAATACCGACACTTGGGCGCGTCCGGCTTCACGGTGCCCGTACTCAGTTTCGGGACCGGCACGTTCGGCGGCAAAGGCGAATTCTTCCAGGCCTGGGGCACGACCGACGTCACCGAAGCGCGCCGCCTGATCGATATCTGCCTGGAAGCCGGCGTGACGATGTTCGACACCGCCGACATCTATTCCAAGGGCGCCTCCGAGGAAGTGCTGGGCCAGGCCATCAAGGGACGCCGCGACCAGGTCATCCTGTCGACCAAGGCGACCTTCCGTTTCGACGACACGCCGAACAATGTGGGCTCGTCGCGCTTCCATCTGATCCGCGCGGTCGACGATGCGCTCAAGCGCCTGGGCACGGACTATATCGACCTGTTCCAGCTGCACGGCTTCGACGCAAAGACGCCAGTAGAAGAAGTGCTGTCCACCCTGGACACGCTGGTGCGCGCCGGCAAGATCCGCTACACGGGTGTGTCCAACTTCTCCGGCTGGCACCTGATGAAATCGCAAGCCGTGGCCGACCGCTACGGCTATCCGCGCTACGTCGCCAACCAGACCTATTACTCCCTGATCGGCCGTGACTACGAATGGGAGCTGATGCCCCTGGGCCAGGACCAAGGTGTGGG is a window of Bordetella sp. N DNA encoding:
- a CDS encoding aldo/keto reductase, whose amino-acid sequence is MEYRHLGASGFTVPVLSFGTGTFGGKGEFFQAWGTTDVTEARRLIDICLEAGVTMFDTADIYSKGASEEVLGQAIKGRRDQVILSTKATFRFDDTPNNVGSSRFHLIRAVDDALKRLGTDYIDLFQLHGFDAKTPVEEVLSTLDTLVRAGKIRYTGVSNFSGWHLMKSQAVADRYGYPRYVANQTYYSLIGRDYEWELMPLGQDQGVGAVVWSPLGWGRLTGKIRRGQPLPANSRLHKTAEMGPQMADEYLYRVIDALDEVAAETGKTVPQIALNWLLQRPTVSTVLIGARDEAQLRANLGAVGWNLSPEQVAKLDAASKVDRPYPYWHQGGFAERNPFPTE
- a CDS encoding class I SAM-dependent methyltransferase, yielding MAEEIAPIVELAEWFDTPPGQYALRWEQAQFDAVVADVFGFNALQVGLAELDLLRNNRMPFKAYVGEVTPTPEVAARWQACTVADPHALPFESGSIDLLILPHAFECTDEPHEILREVERVLMPEGRVVISGFNPWSLWGARNRMPGMEPWLPHAPSAQVSLARVKDWLKLLSFEVDRGRFGCYAPACQTNLWLDRWKFMESAGDRWWAVCGAVYVVSAVKRVASMRLIGPAWKQKRKAPAAASVVANHRVGDL
- a CDS encoding carbonic anhydrase codes for the protein MSPTPKQAISCNCVTAQEPGSNDSQTTQPARRRFMGLTLAAAAAGGMGLNAAPALAARPNLLHPLPSNTPDQAVAKLMAGNARYLQLKHSTSPRDFELLRSQAVEGQAPFAAILACSDSRVPVELLFDQSIGNLFVVRVAGNVASSAVIGSLEYAVEALKVKTLMVLGHSQCGAVKAAIENKDVPGQVTTLYSYMHAAIAKTPSKDYQAVVAQNAIEQARVLSTASPVISHRIKTGELRVQPATYDIGIGKVALLDLA
- the gloB gene encoding hydroxyacylglutathione hydrolase, with the protein product MQSTHAPAGVGAQGPAILPLPAFSDNYIWLLRNQGLAAVVDPGDAAPVFDALEKQDLRLRAILLTHHHADHVGGVLELSRATGAVVYGPALETLPHCDFPLQEGDRVQLPELDLDLNVLDVPGHTAGHIAYWGRAAGSEPALFCGDTLFAGGCGRLFEGTPAQMHASLEKFVTLPPETQVFCAHEYTLGNLRWALAVEPANRTLQQWYQRAQQLREQGLPTLPSSMGQETGTNPFLRTQQVDVVKAAAVQAGRSLTSPVEVFAVLREWKNNFK
- the dnaQ gene encoding DNA polymerase III subunit epsilon codes for the protein MRQIIFDTETTGLDPAQGHRIVEIGCVEILNRTVTGRNMHVYLNPDRESDPEALAVHGLTTEFLSDKPRFKEVADELMEFMRGAEVIIHNAAFDTKFVNAEMARLGKPVMVDYCGKITDSLMEARQRRPGKRNSLDALCDFYGISNAHRTLHGALLDAQLLGEVWLAMTRGQDALLIDMDDDGASGQSGREVIGRFDASGLPVLMANPEELVAHQEYLKALDKSVGGASVWRTYDPLPPAAEPAPAA
- the rnhA gene encoding ribonuclease HI — encoded protein: MATTALPQVEIWTDGACKGNPGPGGWGVLLRAGTHEKTMHGGEMSTTNNRMELMAVIEGLGVLNKGCKVTIHTDSQYVMKGMTEWLANWKRRGWVTAEKKPVKNADLWRLLDEQVQRHEVTWRWVRGHAGDPGNEMADLLANRGVDEARRQDLTRRTGAA
- a CDS encoding transglycosylase SLT domain-containing protein, which encodes MKLLRLIVPLLVAVLAGCAGTAPKQNSSADADSKQPGYPSRYVAAVTSRTVDLTHPARDVWDRIRRGFAIPNLNTPLSEQWTEYYASHPEAMQRMAERAGKYLYYVTDEINQRGMPTELALLPFVESAYNPKALSRSQASGLWQFVPATGTHYKLKQDWWRDERRDPIASTNAALDYLGNLFEMQGDWYLALASYNWGEGSVQRAMAKNEAAGLPTDYLSLTMPEETRNYVPKLQAIKNIIADPAKYAVVLPPVSNQPYFATVQKNQDMDVEVAARLAEMPLDEFKALNPSFNRPLIRGEHAPTLILPADRVAIFNANIEGYKGQLSSWKVYSARRGESYAAIAKRFGVTEATLRQVNEIPYKQKSAVAQNLLVPGGGGVQVASLDMAGGTERAEIKPAVAQSQARLASVKPNAVKPNVRQHKVRNGDTLFSLARQYSTSVDALRALNNLKGSNLKVGSTLRVPGTDVRG